Proteins encoded within one genomic window of Halofilum ochraceum:
- the dxs gene encoding 1-deoxy-D-xylulose-5-phosphate synthase, which translates to MAEPSRYPLLDGLRSTADLHEMDIETLQRLNDEVRAFHIESVAATGGHLAAGLGAVELTTALHAVYRTPEDRLVWDVGHQTYPHKILTGRRERMDTMRMWGGLCGFTSRAESEYDTFGVGHSSTSISAATGMAIAAKLRGDDRRVVAIIGDGAMTAGMAFEALNHAGDVGANLLVILNDNDMSISPNVGALNKYLTRLLSGKLYSQAREGGKKVLRAMPPMWELARRTEEHFKGMVVPGTMFEEFGFNYYGPVDGHDLPNLVKTLGNLRDLEGPRLLHIVTEKGKGYKLAEDNPVTYHGVKPFDPATGKKLAGSSGPSGPAYTEVFGQWLCDMAARDERVVGITPAMREGSGLVEFEQQFPQRYFDVGIAEQHAVTLAAGLACEGQKPVVAIYSTFLQRGYDQLVHDVAVQGLPVLFALDRAGFVGEDGPTHFGSFDFAYMRCLPGMTVMAPADENECRQMLYTGLQLDGPASVRYPKGPGPGAAIEETMQALEIGRAEKRRSGQRIALLAFGSMVAPAAEVAEALDASLYNMRFVKPLDEAAVLEAAEHHDVLVTLEEAAVPGGAGEAINSCLTAHRVRVDVHNIGIPDRFVGHGSRGDQLRDAGLDAASLQARIEALPAPLAGDRQRQA; encoded by the coding sequence ATGGCTGAGCCCTCCCGCTATCCGCTGCTCGACGGTCTGCGCTCGACCGCGGATCTGCACGAGATGGACATCGAGACGCTGCAGCGCCTCAACGACGAGGTGCGCGCGTTCCACATCGAGTCCGTCGCGGCGACGGGCGGCCACCTCGCCGCCGGGCTGGGCGCGGTCGAACTCACGACCGCCCTGCACGCCGTGTACCGCACGCCGGAAGACCGCCTCGTGTGGGATGTGGGCCACCAGACCTATCCGCACAAGATCCTCACCGGCCGCCGCGAGCGCATGGATACGATGCGCATGTGGGGCGGACTCTGCGGCTTCACCAGTCGAGCGGAGAGCGAGTACGACACCTTCGGGGTGGGTCACTCGTCGACCTCGATCAGCGCCGCGACGGGTATGGCGATCGCAGCCAAACTGCGCGGCGACGACCGGCGCGTGGTCGCGATCATCGGCGACGGGGCCATGACCGCGGGGATGGCCTTCGAGGCCCTCAACCACGCCGGCGATGTCGGCGCCAACCTGCTGGTCATCCTCAACGACAACGACATGTCGATCTCGCCGAACGTCGGCGCGCTGAACAAGTACCTGACGCGGCTGCTGTCGGGGAAGCTGTACTCGCAGGCGCGCGAGGGCGGCAAGAAAGTGCTGCGCGCGATGCCGCCGATGTGGGAACTGGCGCGGCGCACGGAGGAGCACTTCAAGGGCATGGTCGTGCCCGGGACCATGTTCGAGGAATTCGGGTTCAACTACTACGGCCCGGTCGACGGCCACGACCTCCCGAACCTGGTGAAGACGCTCGGCAACCTGCGCGACCTCGAGGGGCCGCGCCTGCTGCACATCGTCACCGAGAAGGGCAAGGGCTATAAGCTCGCCGAGGACAATCCGGTCACCTATCACGGCGTGAAGCCGTTCGATCCGGCCACCGGCAAGAAGCTGGCCGGGTCTTCGGGGCCATCCGGGCCCGCCTATACGGAGGTCTTCGGCCAGTGGCTGTGCGACATGGCCGCACGCGATGAGCGGGTGGTCGGCATCACGCCGGCGATGCGCGAGGGCTCCGGGCTGGTCGAGTTCGAGCAGCAGTTCCCGCAGCGCTATTTCGATGTCGGCATCGCCGAGCAGCACGCGGTAACGCTGGCCGCGGGCCTCGCCTGCGAGGGCCAGAAGCCGGTCGTGGCGATCTATTCCACGTTCCTGCAGCGTGGTTATGACCAGCTCGTGCATGACGTCGCCGTGCAGGGGCTGCCGGTGCTGTTCGCGCTCGATCGGGCCGGCTTCGTCGGCGAGGACGGACCGACCCATTTCGGCAGTTTCGATTTCGCCTACATGCGCTGCCTGCCGGGCATGACGGTCATGGCGCCGGCCGACGAGAACGAATGCCGCCAGATGCTGTACACGGGGCTCCAGCTCGATGGCCCGGCCTCGGTCCGCTATCCCAAGGGGCCCGGGCCCGGCGCCGCGATCGAGGAGACCATGCAGGCGCTGGAGATTGGCCGCGCCGAGAAGCGCCGCAGCGGCCAGCGCATCGCCCTGCTGGCGTTCGGCAGCATGGTCGCGCCGGCCGCGGAGGTCGCTGAGGCGCTGGACGCCTCGCTGTACAATATGCGGTTCGTGAAGCCACTGGACGAGGCCGCCGTGCTGGAGGCCGCGGAGCATCACGATGTGCTGGTCACGCTGGAGGAAGCGGCAGTGCCGGGCGGCGCCGGCGAGGCCATCAACAGCTGCCTGACGGCCCATCGCGTCCGGGTCGATGTGCACAACATCGGTATCCCGGATCGGTTCGTCGGCCACGGTTCCCGCGGCGATCAATTGCGCGACGCCGGCCTGGACGCGGCCTCGCTGCAGGCCCGCATCGAGGCCCTGCCCGCCCCCCTGGCCGGAGACCGACAGCGACAGGCCTGA
- the folE2 gene encoding GTP cyclohydrolase FolE2 → MVANINDIPDIQGTADTRRIAIDQVGIKDIRYPITVRDRAGEALPTVAHATMTVQLPEQYKGTHMSRFIEILHQHKEPISADTFGALLESMLARLEAEAGRIVLAFPFFARKAAPVTGTESLLDYEVTLTGERDLDGNRSFYIGVQIPVTSLCPCSKEISDYGAHNQRAHVTVNARVDGPIWIQDIIDLVEEAASCQLYAILKRPDEKYVTERAYDNPKFVEDMIRDMAGALDREDRIRAYKLEAENFEAIHNHQAYAIINRVKDAASA, encoded by the coding sequence ATGGTGGCCAACATCAACGACATTCCGGACATCCAGGGCACAGCCGATACGCGCCGGATCGCGATCGATCAGGTCGGGATCAAGGATATCCGCTACCCGATCACGGTTCGCGACCGCGCCGGCGAGGCCCTGCCGACGGTGGCGCACGCGACCATGACCGTGCAGCTGCCCGAGCAGTACAAGGGCACGCACATGTCGCGCTTCATCGAGATCCTGCACCAGCACAAGGAGCCGATCTCCGCGGACACCTTCGGCGCCCTGCTCGAATCCATGCTCGCGCGCCTCGAGGCCGAGGCCGGCCGGATCGTGCTCGCATTCCCGTTCTTCGCCCGCAAGGCCGCGCCGGTCACCGGCACCGAGAGCCTGCTCGATTATGAGGTGACCCTCACCGGCGAGCGCGATCTCGACGGCAATCGCAGCTTCTACATCGGTGTCCAGATCCCGGTCACGAGCCTGTGCCCGTGCTCGAAGGAGATCTCGGACTACGGTGCGCACAACCAGCGCGCCCACGTGACCGTGAACGCGCGCGTCGACGGCCCGATCTGGATCCAGGACATCATCGACCTGGTCGAGGAAGCCGCGTCGTGCCAGCTCTACGCGATCCTCAAACGCCCGGACGAGAAGTACGTGACCGAGCGTGCCTACGACAACCCCAAGTTCGTCGAGGACATGATCCGCGATATGGCCGGTGCGCTCGACCGCGAGGACCGGATCCGCGCCTACAAGCTGGAGGCCGAGAATTTCGAGGCCATCCACAACCACCAGGCGTACGCGATCATCAACCGGGTCAAGGACGCCGCCTCCGCCTGA
- a CDS encoding TauD/TfdA family dioxygenase has product MTSVRFHVESGTPRVLARTPQDEFELPALWLRERCQDPDHVDPDTAQRVFDPHRLPEDLELVAASEDGDGHLRLAFSDGYEGRYDPNGLAADFDPTDGLPAAVAWDAELALDSVRVDWTALGDPAALQDAVGTFLAYGFIVLYNVPTDSERILEVARTFGHPRETNFGRYFEVYSRPRSNDLAYRPVALGAHTDNPYREPVPGIQLLHCLVNETTGGESTLVDSLAVASALQREDPEGLELLANTPVRFRFIDDHEELVERRPIVQRDATGRMTGVHYSPRLDYLPVMDAESTRRFQRARRRLGELFSDPAFELRFPLAAGELMMFDNSRVLHGRTSYDPSEGFRHLQGCYIDLDGPRSLYRTLNREHRRAA; this is encoded by the coding sequence ATGACGTCCGTGCGTTTCCACGTCGAGTCCGGGACACCGCGTGTGCTGGCGCGGACCCCGCAGGATGAATTCGAACTGCCGGCCCTGTGGCTGCGCGAGCGTTGCCAGGATCCGGACCACGTCGATCCCGATACGGCCCAGCGCGTGTTCGACCCGCATCGTCTGCCCGAGGACCTCGAACTCGTCGCGGCCAGCGAAGACGGCGACGGCCATCTCCGCCTCGCGTTCAGTGATGGCTATGAGGGTCGCTATGACCCGAACGGGCTGGCCGCGGACTTCGATCCGACGGACGGCCTCCCCGCGGCCGTGGCATGGGACGCGGAGCTGGCGCTGGACTCGGTCCGTGTCGACTGGACGGCGCTGGGGGATCCGGCGGCCCTGCAGGATGCCGTCGGTACCTTCCTGGCGTACGGCTTCATCGTGCTCTACAACGTCCCGACCGATTCGGAGCGGATCCTCGAGGTGGCACGGACCTTCGGGCACCCGCGCGAGACCAACTTCGGCCGCTACTTCGAAGTCTATTCGCGGCCGCGCTCGAACGATCTCGCCTATCGGCCGGTCGCCCTCGGCGCGCACACCGACAATCCCTACCGCGAACCGGTGCCGGGCATCCAGTTGCTGCATTGCCTGGTGAACGAGACCACGGGCGGCGAGTCCACGCTCGTGGACAGCCTTGCGGTCGCTTCCGCACTGCAGCGCGAAGACCCGGAAGGCCTCGAACTGCTCGCGAACACGCCGGTCAGGTTCCGTTTTATCGACGATCATGAAGAACTCGTCGAACGCCGCCCGATCGTGCAGCGCGATGCCACCGGCCGGATGACCGGCGTGCATTACAGCCCGCGGCTGGATTATCTGCCGGTGATGGACGCCGAGAGCACGCGTCGGTTCCAGCGCGCGCGGCGGCGCCTCGGTGAGCTGTTCTCGGATCCCGCGTTCGAACTGCGGTTCCCGCTCGCCGCGGGCGAGTTGATGATGTTCGACAACAGCCGCGTGCTGCACGGCCGGACATCCTATGACCCGTCCGAGGGGTTCCGTCACCTGCAGGGCTGTTACATCGACCTGGATGGCCCGCGCAGCCTGTACCGGACCCTCAACCGGGAACACCGCAGGGCGGCCTGA
- the queD gene encoding 6-carboxytetrahydropterin synthase QueD, whose product MATYELRVVTEFAAAHSLRGYPGSCSRLHGHNWKVEIEIRADELDETGMGMDFREIRKIAREVTDRLDHRYLNELEPFTEINPTAENIAAHCFHEIGARIDRPAVSVQAVTVWENDRACVRYTEGEA is encoded by the coding sequence ATGGCCACCTACGAACTCCGCGTCGTAACCGAATTCGCCGCCGCGCACAGCCTGCGCGGCTATCCGGGTTCGTGCAGCCGACTGCACGGGCACAACTGGAAAGTCGAAATCGAAATCCGGGCCGACGAGTTGGACGAAACGGGTATGGGCATGGACTTCCGGGAGATCCGGAAGATCGCCCGCGAGGTAACGGATCGGCTGGACCACCGCTACCTCAACGAACTGGAACCGTTCACCGAGATCAATCCGACAGCCGAGAACATTGCCGCGCACTGCTTCCACGAAATCGGCGCGCGAATCGACCGACCGGCCGTATCCGTACAGGCCGTGACCGTTTGGGAAAACGACCGCGCCTGCGTGCGATACACTGAAGGGGAGGCTTGA
- a CDS encoding exodeoxyribonuclease VII small subunit: MSKQKTTDNEAAPEPASGEGEPSPARFDEALGELENLVETLEQGDLSLDESLAHFERGVGLARECRASLQSAEQKVQILLDRDAEDAGERGDGSLEDFEPDRDES, translated from the coding sequence ATGAGCAAACAGAAAACCACTGACAACGAGGCTGCGCCGGAACCCGCATCCGGTGAGGGCGAGCCCTCCCCGGCCCGTTTCGACGAGGCGCTCGGCGAGCTCGAGAACCTGGTCGAGACGCTGGAACAGGGCGATCTCTCGCTGGACGAGTCGCTCGCGCACTTCGAACGCGGTGTCGGTCTGGCCCGGGAATGCCGGGCGTCGCTGCAGTCCGCGGAGCAGAAGGTGCAGATCCTGCTCGACCGGGACGCGGAGGACGCCGGCGAGCGCGGTGACGGCAGCCTGGAAGACTTCGAGCCGGATCGCGACGAATCGTGA
- a CDS encoding polyprenyl synthetase family protein, translated as MSDAGKTLERGRERVNAALEGWLPAAEQAPERLHRAMRYAVLGSGKRLRPALVYATGDALGAAPEALDPPACAVELIHAYSLVHDDLPAMDDDDLRRGSPTCHRQFDEATAILAGDALQAHAFGLITETAYASAIPEAVRARMAATLAAAAGAEGMAGGQAFDLFACGHRPELAELERMHRYKTGALIQASVLLGAIAAGADDDERARLARYGAAIGLAFQIVDDILDVTADTATLGKTQGADVERNKPTYPALLGLEGARDHAATMRDEALAALDGDDDRFEPLRALARFVVERSW; from the coding sequence GTGAGCGACGCCGGAAAGACGCTGGAGCGTGGACGCGAGCGCGTCAACGCGGCGCTGGAAGGCTGGCTGCCCGCGGCCGAACAGGCGCCGGAGCGACTGCACCGCGCCATGCGCTATGCCGTGCTCGGCAGCGGCAAACGCCTGCGCCCGGCACTGGTGTACGCCACCGGTGACGCCCTCGGCGCCGCACCCGAGGCACTCGATCCGCCCGCCTGCGCCGTCGAGCTGATCCACGCCTATTCGCTGGTCCACGACGACCTGCCGGCGATGGACGACGACGATCTGCGCCGCGGCTCACCCACCTGCCACCGCCAGTTCGACGAGGCCACGGCCATACTGGCCGGCGATGCGCTGCAGGCGCATGCATTCGGGCTGATCACGGAGACGGCCTACGCCAGTGCGATCCCTGAGGCCGTGCGCGCGCGCATGGCGGCCACCCTGGCCGCGGCCGCCGGCGCCGAGGGCATGGCCGGCGGCCAGGCCTTCGATCTGTTCGCCTGCGGCCACAGACCGGAACTCGCGGAACTGGAGCGGATGCACCGCTACAAGACCGGGGCACTGATCCAGGCCAGCGTCCTGCTGGGCGCCATCGCGGCCGGCGCCGACGATGACGAGCGCGCCCGGCTGGCCCGCTACGGCGCCGCGATCGGCCTCGCCTTCCAGATCGTCGATGACATCCTCGACGTGACGGCGGATACCGCTACGCTGGGCAAGACCCAGGGCGCCGATGTCGAGCGCAACAAGCCGACCTATCCAGCCCTGCTTGGCCTGGAGGGCGCGCGTGATCACGCAGCCACCATGCGCGATGAGGCGCTGGCGGCGCTCGACGGGGACGACGACCGCTTCGAGCCGCTGCGCGCCCTCGCGCGGTTCGTGGTCGAGCGCTCTTGGTGA